The sequence CCAAAGCTTCGAAACACTCTGAGGATCTGAAATGGGCAACGGTATGCTGTCATCGGAAACGATAACACTTGACACCGGATGCGTAGGCTGTACTGAGAGTCAGAAACCGGGATCACAAGAAACAGCTCCCGCCACATTTTGTTCGAGCGGGATCGCGAATAGTGATGTATTGGGCCTGGCCGCACGGCTGCATGCGCTTTTACCCCGACGCTTCGTTGCGATGAGGAAATCACGTGAATGTCTGACTTTCCCGTGCGCttgcacattcacgatcgtaTCATAACCGCTTTTGTAATTGGTCGGCAGAGCGAACACgcatcactcgtgactattcTCGCATCTCGTCTTTTTCGAACCGGACGGTTCAAGATTTGCCTTTCCTTGAGAAGTCAACTTAGCCTTGAGCGCCACATACTAATATCGTTCAACTTCGGTGAGGAATACGGCATTACCGACCTGTTGCTTTGCACCGAAAACAGtgatcgacgtcgtcttTGCTTCTTGCGTTCAGGCTTCGATGTAGGCTTTCATGCGTTAACAGCTCAAATCATCGGAACTCGGCGCCACGACGAACACTGATGCGCCGTATACATTTCCGGTCTCCAATTCAGACCCGGGAAAGCGGCAAGAAGCTTGAGGAGAACTTCACAAGTCGCAACTTTAGTCAATCTTAATGGTATTTTTTTCTTGGGGGGTATGATGCCGAGAAACAGCACGCCCAAGGTGATACGCACGACCAATTGCCATGACCTCTGGTCAACTCGTGTGTTCCAGTTAAGTAGATCAAGTGATCGTAGGCGATCGGGGTCTACGTCAATCGCAGAAAATACTCCCACTCGAATGGGGTTGCGCGTCCCGATCGCAGAAATGgcagcactcgtgactgcatTCCTCAAAAATATGGTGGCATTCAAGCTACATCCGTCCCTTATCGtaccaatcgtgaatgccatCTAGCACAATGAACGGCTGTCGCGCCCCGTTGAGTGATGCACACATTCCACCATGCTCAGCGGCTGCGCTGGGATGTGGGGCCCCGCCCAGATGCGGAAACGTGGAAAGATccgccatcctcgtcaccaCCACATCATAAGGCACAGTATCATGCTTGTTCTAACGGAAAGCGTCTTGGACTTTGTCAGACTGATCTACAGGCAGCAGCTCTGGCGACCCGACCCGAAGAGAGCGAGGAACGCCCCGAgactcgtgatttgggGGAAGTTGAACATCAGCCTCTCGCACTGAAGCTCGGCTAAAATCCAATCGAAAGACCTACTGTATGCCGCACCGTCGAAGCCGCCGTCAGTCAACACGGAAGTCGCCGGCCCGTCATTTCCTTTCAATGTCGGCCGACTTGCTCATTCCACCTTGGCTTGTTCTCGGCCGCAGCACGAATCTTTTCTGACCTTTCTGACTGTGCACAAGTTGATCGCCTGTGCGTGGCGCAACTGAGCGACCTGGCCTCTCGATGTATGCATTCCGATTCCACGAATTGAGCTTCTGACAGGTCCTGCGCCACCAAAACTTTGGTATTGGACACATGGTCCCCATGTTTCGTCGTCCTCCAAATGCACCCCACACTGTTTCATGCTTCCACCGTGCGGGGGGTCGGCATCACTTATGCACAGGTCATGTGTGCCGAATATAACATTATTCCATCATGCTTCGCATAATGTACAGTGACAGGTGTCATTGTCACGACGCGGGGTGTCTTCGCCGTGAGTCAATCCGGCATCTCGACAGAGCTTGTCTGTATCAACTCGGCCAGTGTTGATTaggcattcgtgattgctacCGTGACTTGTTTCCCCGTTGCTACAGGGAGCGTCTTGCTGTGTCAGAGATGGCTGGCTCGCTGCCGTGAACTTATCGCTGCATATTCTTCGAAGCACATGGCCTCGTGTGCAAGGTCAGCTTGGCGAGATTGGATGCGGTTTCGACTGTTCGGGTTGGGCGCTGTCTCGCTTTAATTCTTCCGAGAAAGCATGGACAGCATGGAAATACCATCACTGCATCGCGCCTCACTTGGCCACAATGccagccaagtcgagcgtCATTCACATAAAAGGCAACCCCCATAAGCGCAAGATGTACGCTATCGCCACATGTTTCCATCCCTCCCTCCCTCGACACTCTACCTGtctcctcttgctcgcttgcgACTGCGCTACGCTGGATTCATCTCATTATGAGGCTGCCTAATCTGACACTGCTCGTATGGGCAGCCACATCCGTCGGCTTGGTGTCGGCTCTTCCACAAGTCTCTTACAAAGCTGACGCCACCGCCTCTGCTCCCACAGTCAAACTCCACCAAGGTACTGTGCGCGGCTTGGCCGACGACAATTATGGCCTGGAACAATTCTTTGGCATTCCCTATGCCAAGCCACCCGTCGGCTCGCTCCGATTTGCCAAGCCACAGCCTCTCGGCCCAGCCTCGTCCCACAAAACGGTCATCGACGCTACTCGATTCGGCGACATCTGTATGCAGACTGTTGCACCCTCGCCTCTCTATAACATGAGCGAAGACTGTCTCAATCTCAATGTCGTTCGTCCCAAAGGAACAACGGCCAAGGACAAGCTTCCGGTGCTGGTTTGGATCTATGGTGGGGCGTTCAGGCAAGGCTCAACGCCCATTTACAACGCCAGCGAATTGGTGCAGAAGAGCGTCGAGATTGGCAAGCCGATTGTATTTGTTGCGATCAGCTATCGAGTGGGTCCATTCGGCTTCATCGGTGGATCCGAGATTGCTGACAGTGACTCGGCTACCAGCAACGCAGGGCTGTATGATCAGAGATTGGGACTCAAGTGGATTCGCCACAACATTGGCAAGTTTGGAGGTGACAAGAACAGGGTCACTCTGTTCGGTCAGAGTGCGGGCGCGATGAGCATTGCTCTGCAGAACTTTGCCTATGATGGTAACAACCACGGGCTTTGGCATGCCGCGATCATGAACTCGGGCGGAATTGCTCCGGGTCCACTGTTAACGCCCAAACACCCTACGGTGGAACAGAGCTTCAAGAGGCTGGCCAATGGCGTTGGATGTACAGGAGGATCACTGCTCCGGTGTCTGCGTAAAGCAAACGCGAGTGAGGTTCAGACCGTGGCCAGTAATCTGACTGCTCAAGCCGGCGGAACATTTCCCATTCCTGGAGCGCTTGCGTGGTTGCCACTGGTCGACTACGAGCTCATCACCAACTATCCCAGTGTCAACCTTCCGCAAGGTAAACTGGCCGACATCCCGGTGATCCAAGGA comes from Mycosarcoma maydis chromosome 1, whole genome shotgun sequence and encodes:
- a CDS encoding uncharacterized protein (related to Lipase 2 precursor), giving the protein MRLPNLTLLVWAATSVGLVSALPQVSYKADATASAPTVKLHQGTVRGLADDNYGLEQFFGIPYAKPPVGSLRFAKPQPLGPASSHKTVIDATRFGDICMQTVAPSPLYNMSEDCLNLNVVRPKGTTAKDKLPVLVWIYGGAFRQGSTPIYNASELVQKSVEIGKPIVFVAISYRVGPFGFIGGSEIADSDSATSNAGLYDQRLGLKWIRHNIGKFGGDKNRVTLFGQSAGAMSIALQNFAYDGNNHGLWHAAIMNSGGIAPGPLLTPKHPTVEQSFKRLANGVGCTGGSLLRCLRKANASEVQTVASNLTAQAGGTFPIPGALAWLPLVDYELITNYPSVNLPQGKLADIPVIQGNALDEGTSFAQKQLNSSADFERWVRSAAVIHNTSYTEQALQKVFELYPDVPEQGSPFYNAETATSAATTSDLNSRQYPPLTSNQYKRSAAFFGDFTFQAQRRTYLKAATLGWKKNKAKVWSYEFQQNDKFANGTGSPLGPYHGADVKYYFIRPDGRQKDPVLADRMPRAYISFVYHHDPTVLGGFEWPPYGKGKKLLQMKGDNTTVIEDAYRKEAMDALTNRKAAKVFGF